The [Actinobacillus] rossii genome contains a region encoding:
- the rplI gene encoding 50S ribosomal protein L9 encodes MQVILLDKIAHLGQVGDQVSVKSGFARNYLIPQGKAVMATKANVEFFEARRAEFEAKVAAELAEAQARAAKITALESVTIVSKAGDEGRLFGAITTRDVADAVSAAGVEVAKSEVRLSTGPLRTTGDHEVRFQLHGEVFAALNVIVVAE; translated from the coding sequence ATGCAAGTTATTTTATTAGATAAAATTGCTCACTTAGGTCAAGTGGGTGATCAAGTTAGCGTAAAATCAGGTTTTGCACGTAACTACTTAATCCCACAAGGTAAAGCAGTTATGGCAACTAAAGCTAACGTTGAATTCTTCGAAGCACGTCGTGCTGAATTCGAAGCAAAAGTCGCAGCTGAATTAGCTGAAGCTCAAGCTCGTGCAGCGAAAATCACCGCATTAGAATCAGTAACTATCGTTTCTAAAGCCGGTGATGAAGGTCGTTTATTCGGTGCAATCACAACACGTGATGTTGCAGATGCAGTATCAGCAGCAGGCGTTGAAGTGGCTAAATCAGAAGTTCGTTTATCAACTGGTCCATTACGTACTACAGGTGATCACGAAGTTCGTTTCCAACTTCATGGCGAAGTATTCGCTGCATTAAACGTAATTGTTGTTGCAGAATAA
- the ygaU gene encoding LysM domain/BON superfamily protein, with translation MGLFDFVGNIGKKIFSKEEDASAAVTQHIAEDNPGVENVAVTVENGVANISGVAATAEAVEKAILMAGNIEGIETVNIDELQLLKGELAGDDEFYVIQKGDTLWKIAERKYGNGAKYTAIVAVNKEVIKDENKIFPGQKIRLPRNL, from the coding sequence ATGGGTTTATTCGATTTTGTAGGAAACATTGGTAAAAAAATCTTCAGCAAAGAAGAAGATGCTTCAGCAGCAGTGACACAACATATTGCTGAAGATAATCCCGGTGTAGAAAATGTAGCGGTTACCGTTGAAAACGGCGTGGCGAATATTTCTGGTGTTGCTGCTACAGCAGAAGCTGTAGAAAAAGCGATTTTAATGGCAGGTAACATTGAAGGTATCGAAACGGTAAATATTGATGAATTACAATTATTAAAAGGCGAATTGGCTGGTGATGATGAATTTTATGTGATTCAAAAAGGGGATACCCTTTGGAAAATTGCTGAACGTAAATATGGTAACGGGGCGAAATACACCGCTATTGTGGCAGTGAACAAAGAGGTGATCAAAGACGAAAATAAAATTTTCCCAGGTCAAAAAATTCGTTTACCTCGTAATCTGTAA
- the cmpR gene encoding LysR family transcriptional regulator: MRLTLKQLSVFITVYRFGKTTQAGEELSLSQPAISSALSELEKLLEIQLFERNGKKLIATKAADKLYPQAMSLISQAKAIEKIFLVEKVQLHIGASTTVGNYLLPKLISDFMNANSHIEIILHVHNTKEICEGVRNFNYDAGFIEGDNLFDELIAEAWQQDELMLFCSANTRFLQTKQNKITLEHLQKLPLVLREQGSGTRETIERLILFKLSNYNTMQLYHSEAIRQAVIHDFGIGCLSKYVLDDAYELGKIRYLSLTGHKLMRTLWLITHHNKHISEPLAQFLEFCRKNK, translated from the coding sequence ATGCGGCTAACTCTAAAACAACTCTCCGTTTTTATTACGGTTTACCGATTCGGCAAAACTACTCAAGCCGGGGAAGAACTCTCATTGTCACAACCCGCAATTAGTAGCGCGTTAAGCGAATTAGAAAAGCTATTAGAAATTCAACTATTTGAACGGAATGGTAAAAAGCTTATTGCGACTAAAGCAGCCGATAAACTTTACCCACAAGCCATGAGCTTAATCAGTCAGGCAAAGGCAATAGAAAAAATATTTCTTGTAGAAAAAGTACAGCTACATATTGGGGCTAGCACAACTGTTGGAAATTACCTATTACCCAAACTGATTTCAGACTTTATGAATGCCAATTCTCATATCGAAATTATTTTACATGTACATAACACGAAAGAAATTTGTGAAGGAGTACGAAATTTTAATTATGATGCGGGCTTTATTGAAGGTGACAACTTATTTGATGAATTAATAGCAGAGGCCTGGCAACAAGATGAATTAATGCTATTTTGTTCAGCAAATACTCGTTTTCTACAAACTAAACAGAATAAGATCACATTAGAACACTTGCAAAAATTGCCGTTAGTATTACGCGAACAAGGTTCTGGTACGCGTGAAACGATTGAACGGTTAATTTTATTCAAATTATCTAATTATAATACCATGCAGCTCTATCATTCTGAAGCTATTCGCCAAGCTGTCATTCATGATTTCGGTATTGGTTGTCTATCAAAATATGTATTGGATGATGCATATGAATTAGGAAAAATCCGTTATTTATCACTGACCGGACACAAATTAATGCGAACATTATGGCTAATTACACACCATAATAAACATATTTCAGAACCATTAGCTCAGTTTCTAGAATTCTGTCGAAAAAATAAATAA
- the rpsR gene encoding 30S ribosomal protein S18, with translation MARYFRRRKFCRFTAENVVEIDYKDIATLKNYITESGKIVPSRITGTRAKYQRQLARAIKRARYLALLPYTDNHQ, from the coding sequence ATGGCACGTTATTTCCGTCGTCGCAAGTTCTGCCGTTTCACAGCGGAAAACGTAGTTGAGATCGATTACAAAGATATCGCTACATTAAAGAACTACATTACAGAGAGCGGCAAAATTGTTCCAAGCCGTATTACCGGTACTCGTGCGAAGTATCAACGTCAATTAGCTCGCGCAATCAAACGCGCTCGTTATTTAGCGTTACTTCCATACACTGACAACCATCAGTAA
- the priB gene encoding primosomal replication protein N: MLSSHLKIDNRLSLIGTVCSQPKQTKSPNGIEHCQFLLEHRSERIEVGLKRQAWCKMSIQLSGNQFTQTTKSITVGKKLLVVGFINAHKTQNGLVQLVLHAENIELLD, encoded by the coding sequence ATGCTGAGTAGTCATTTGAAAATTGATAATCGTTTGTCATTAATTGGTACAGTGTGTAGCCAACCAAAACAAACAAAAAGCCCAAATGGTATCGAACATTGCCAATTTTTATTAGAACATCGTTCTGAACGAATTGAAGTGGGACTTAAGCGTCAAGCTTGGTGCAAAATGTCGATACAATTGAGTGGTAATCAATTTACTCAAACAACTAAAAGCATTACGGTCGGCAAAAAACTTTTGGTCGTGGGATTTATCAATGCTCACAAAACTCAAAATGGTTTAGTCCAATTAGTTTTACATGCTGAAAATATCGAATTATTAGATTAG
- the clpP_1 gene encoding ATP-dependent Clp protease proteolytic subunit: protein MALIPMVIEQTARGERSFDIYSRLLKERVIFLTGEVEDNMANLIVAQLLFLESENPDKDINIYINSPGGSVTAGMAIYDTMQFIKPDVRTLCIGQACSMGAFLLAGGTAGKRAALPNARVMIHQPLGGFRGQASDILIHANEILKIKNTLNERLAFHTGQPIDVIERDTDRDNFMSAEEARAYGLVDTVVTKR, encoded by the coding sequence ATGGCATTAATCCCTATGGTGATTGAGCAAACGGCACGTGGTGAGCGTTCCTTTGATATTTATTCACGCCTTTTGAAAGAACGTGTCATTTTTTTGACAGGCGAAGTCGAAGACAATATGGCAAATCTTATTGTGGCACAATTATTGTTCCTTGAGTCAGAAAATCCAGATAAAGATATTAATATTTATATCAATAGTCCGGGCGGTTCGGTAACTGCGGGTATGGCAATTTACGATACTATGCAGTTTATTAAACCTGATGTGCGTACGCTTTGTATTGGGCAGGCTTGCTCTATGGGGGCATTTTTACTCGCTGGTGGAACAGCGGGAAAACGTGCTGCGTTACCTAATGCTCGCGTCATGATTCACCAACCATTGGGTGGATTCCGTGGGCAGGCTTCGGATATTTTAATTCATGCAAATGAAATTTTAAAAATTAAAAATACGTTGAATGAACGTTTGGCATTCCATACGGGACAACCCATCGATGTTATTGAGCGAGATACCGATCGTGATAACTTTATGTCTGCAGAAGAAGCTCGTGCGTACGGCTTAGTGGATACAGTAGTAACCAAACGCTAA
- the yeiH gene encoding Uncharacterised protein → MKHNILGVIFVGVITAVAMFLAQTQWAIDYHLSPLVLVILLGCLFGNTLYNKVEMYIHPGVAFSKSVLLRIGIVLYGFNLTLQDISQVGVNAIFTDTILLISTFCITCFLGIRLLKLDKQVVYLTATGCSICGVAAILGAQSVVKADSHKVAVAVALIVIFGTIAMFLYPLLYGVMPLTEQQFGIYIGSTVHEVAQVYSAGKMLNSSLADTAVISKMIRVMMLAPFLICLSLYLQKSQKSQQKFTIPWFALLFIIASLINSTGWISESNVNVLRQGSVLALMMAMAAMGLTTQIKAVRQAGIKPLILGGSVFLWLVLWGAGINYMMQLFFS, encoded by the coding sequence ATGAAACATAATATTTTAGGGGTGATTTTTGTAGGCGTGATTACGGCGGTTGCAATGTTTTTAGCGCAAACACAGTGGGCAATAGATTATCATCTCAGCCCTTTAGTCTTAGTCATATTGTTGGGGTGTTTATTCGGCAATACACTCTATAACAAAGTTGAAATGTATATTCATCCGGGCGTGGCCTTTAGTAAAAGCGTGTTATTGAGAATAGGGATTGTACTTTATGGGTTCAATTTAACTTTACAAGATATTAGTCAGGTAGGTGTGAATGCTATTTTTACTGACACCATATTGCTTATTTCAACTTTTTGTATCACATGTTTTTTAGGCATTCGTCTATTGAAACTAGATAAACAAGTAGTTTATCTTACCGCAACTGGCTGTAGTATTTGCGGGGTTGCGGCAATTTTAGGTGCTCAATCTGTGGTGAAGGCTGATTCGCACAAGGTTGCAGTTGCAGTTGCGTTAATTGTAATTTTTGGCACGATAGCTATGTTCTTATATCCGTTGTTATATGGTGTAATGCCATTAACGGAGCAGCAGTTTGGTATTTATATTGGCTCTACTGTGCATGAAGTAGCACAGGTTTATAGTGCAGGTAAAATGCTTAATTCGTCTTTAGCGGATACAGCGGTGATCAGTAAGATGATCCGAGTGATGATGTTGGCTCCATTTTTGATTTGCTTGTCGTTATATTTACAAAAATCTCAAAAGAGTCAGCAAAAATTTACAATACCTTGGTTTGCTCTTCTCTTTATTATTGCATCTTTAATTAATTCTACAGGTTGGATCTCAGAATCTAATGTGAATGTGTTGCGTCAGGGCTCCGTATTAGCATTAATGATGGCAATGGCAGCTATGGGATTAACGACTCAGATTAAAGCTGTGAGACAGGCTGGAATAAAACCCTTGATCCTAGGAGGAAGTGTTTTTCTTTGGTTAGTCTTATGGGGGGCGGGGATTAATTATATGATGCAGCTGTTTTTCTCATAA
- the tig gene encoding trigger factor produces MSTIETTQGLERRVTITIPAAEVETAVREELKRAARNVRVDGFRKGKVPAQIVEKRFGASIRQDVLNDLLPRHFFDLAFKEKVNLAGRPTFAVESYEDGKDVVFTATFEVYPEVELKGLENIKVEKPVVEITEKDVDNMVDVLRKQQATWAESAETAKADDRVTIDFVGSVDGEEFEGGKASDFVLAMGQGRMIPGFEDGIMGKKAGEQFDINVKFPEEYHAENLKGKDAKFAITLKKVENQVLPELTDEFVTKFGPNTKTVADLRAEIQKNMERELKNALTSRVKQQVIDGLIAENALEVPTAAVDQEIEVLREQAAQRFGGNAQQAAQLPRELFEEQAKRRVQVGLLFSAVIKANELTADEERVKAMIADIASAYEQPAEVVEFYAKNAELTNNVRNVVLEEQAVDAVLAKAQVTEKKASFDEIMNPKA; encoded by the coding sequence ATGTCAACTATTGAAACAACTCAAGGTTTAGAGCGTCGCGTGACAATTACAATTCCAGCGGCAGAAGTAGAAACAGCAGTTCGTGAAGAATTAAAACGTGCAGCGCGTAATGTTCGCGTTGACGGTTTCCGTAAAGGTAAAGTGCCCGCGCAAATCGTAGAAAAACGTTTTGGTGCATCAATTCGTCAAGATGTATTAAACGACTTATTACCACGTCATTTCTTTGATTTAGCTTTTAAAGAAAAAGTAAATCTTGCAGGTCGTCCAACTTTCGCGGTAGAAAGTTATGAAGATGGCAAAGATGTTGTATTCACAGCGACTTTCGAAGTTTATCCAGAAGTTGAATTAAAAGGCTTAGAGAATATTAAGGTTGAAAAACCTGTTGTAGAAATCACCGAAAAAGATGTGGATAACATGGTGGATGTTTTACGTAAACAACAAGCTACTTGGGCAGAAAGCGCAGAAACCGCTAAAGCGGATGATCGTGTAACAATCGATTTTGTTGGTTCTGTTGATGGTGAAGAATTTGAAGGCGGTAAAGCGTCTGATTTCGTTCTTGCAATGGGTCAAGGCCGTATGATTCCAGGGTTTGAAGACGGAATCATGGGTAAAAAAGCGGGTGAGCAATTCGATATCAATGTGAAATTTCCAGAAGAATACCATGCTGAAAACTTAAAAGGTAAAGATGCAAAATTTGCGATTACCTTGAAAAAAGTTGAAAACCAAGTATTACCGGAATTAACAGATGAATTTGTGACTAAATTTGGTCCAAATACAAAAACAGTAGCAGACTTACGTGCTGAAATCCAAAAAAATATGGAACGTGAGTTGAAAAATGCATTAACTTCACGTGTTAAACAACAAGTTATTGATGGTTTAATTGCTGAAAATGCGCTTGAAGTACCAACAGCTGCAGTAGATCAAGAAATTGAAGTATTACGTGAACAAGCGGCTCAACGTTTTGGTGGTAATGCTCAACAAGCGGCGCAATTACCACGTGAATTATTTGAAGAACAAGCGAAACGTCGTGTTCAAGTTGGTCTTTTATTCAGCGCAGTTATTAAAGCAAACGAATTAACGGCAGATGAAGAACGTGTTAAAGCGATGATCGCAGATATCGCATCAGCTTATGAACAACCGGCAGAAGTGGTTGAATTTTATGCGAAAAATGCAGAATTAACGAATAATGTTCGTAATGTTGTATTAGAAGAACAGGCTGTTGATGCTGTTCTTGCTAAAGCACAAGTTACTGAGAAAAAAGCATCATTCGATGAAATTATGAATCCAAAAGCTTAA
- the rpsF gene encoding 30S ribosomal protein S6: MRHYEIVFMVHPDQSEQVPGMIERYTGSVKEAGGAIHRLEDWGRRQLAYPINKLHKAHYVLMNVEAPQSVIDELETTFRYNDAILRNVVIRTKHAVTEASPMAKAKDEKKVAVAEVETNDFEDAE, from the coding sequence ATGCGTCACTACGAAATCGTTTTTATGGTTCATCCGGACCAAAGCGAACAAGTACCAGGTATGATCGAACGTTACACAGGTTCTGTTAAAGAAGCTGGTGGTGCGATTCATCGCCTAGAAGATTGGGGTCGTCGTCAATTAGCATACCCAATCAACAAATTACATAAAGCACATTATGTGCTTATGAATGTAGAAGCGCCTCAAAGTGTAATCGACGAGCTAGAAACAACATTCCGTTACAATGATGCAATTCTTCGTAACGTTGTAATTCGTACTAAGCACGCCGTAACAGAAGCGTCCCCAATGGCTAAAGCAAAAGATGAAAAGAAAGTTGCTGTAGCTGAAGTTGAAACCAACGATTTTGAGGATGCTGAGTAG
- the kfoC gene encoding Putative lipooligosaccharide biosynthesis protein, which yields MSFPLIDVIIPCYNAEQTLERAVKSVLNQPHLGTLWLIDDASTDQTLSLAQQFATQYPEKIKVEQMPRNNGVAKTRNWGGKVRLK from the coding sequence ATGTCATTTCCGCTTATTGATGTCATTATCCCTTGTTACAACGCTGAGCAAACCCTTGAGCGCGCAGTAAAATCCGTCTTAAATCAACCGCACTTAGGCACACTTTGGCTCATTGATGATGCATCTACTGACCAAACTTTGTCACTTGCTCAACAATTTGCAACACAATATCCCGAAAAAATTAAAGTGGAACAAATGCCCCGTAATAATGGAGTGGCAAAAACCCGAAATTGGGGGGGCAAAGTGCGGCTGAAATAA
- the folD gene encoding bifunctional 5,10-methylene-tetrahydrofolate dehydrogenase/ 5,10-methylene-tetrahydrofolate cyclohydrolase — protein MTAQVISGSALAKSVKAEAAQKIEQHIAQGKRAPGLAVILVGADPASQVYVGSKRKSCEELGIVSKSYDLPETTMEIDLLKLIDQLNADESIDGILVQLPLPKHIDSTKVIERIAPHKDVDGFHPYNVGRLCQRIPTLRACTPYGVMKLLETTGRNLHGQHAVIVGASNIVGRPMALELLLAGCTVTVTHRFTKELEHHVRQADILVVAVGKPEFIDGDWVKDGAIVIDVGINRCEDGKLRGDIQYDKATKHAAFITPVPGGVGPMTVAMLMFNTLLAYETNTLN, from the coding sequence ATGACTGCACAAGTAATTTCAGGCTCTGCATTGGCTAAAAGCGTGAAAGCTGAAGCCGCTCAGAAAATCGAGCAACATATCGCCCAAGGAAAACGAGCGCCTGGTTTAGCGGTAATTTTAGTCGGGGCAGATCCAGCATCGCAAGTTTATGTTGGGAGCAAGCGTAAAAGTTGCGAAGAGCTAGGAATTGTATCAAAATCCTACGATTTACCTGAAACGACAATGGAAATTGATTTGCTTAAATTAATTGACCAGCTTAATGCAGACGAGAGTATTGATGGTATTTTAGTGCAATTACCACTGCCAAAACACATTGACAGTACAAAAGTCATTGAACGTATTGCGCCACATAAAGACGTGGATGGTTTTCATCCTTATAATGTAGGCCGATTATGCCAGCGTATCCCTACACTCCGAGCTTGTACACCTTATGGCGTGATGAAACTTTTGGAAACAACGGGTAGAAATTTACATGGGCAACATGCGGTAATCGTGGGCGCGTCGAATATCGTTGGTCGTCCTATGGCGTTGGAATTATTATTAGCGGGTTGTACGGTAACAGTGACGCATCGTTTTACCAAAGAGTTAGAACATCATGTCCGTCAAGCTGATATTTTAGTCGTTGCAGTGGGTAAACCTGAATTTATTGATGGCGATTGGGTTAAAGATGGCGCGATTGTCATTGATGTTGGGATTAATCGCTGTGAAGATGGTAAATTGCGTGGCGATATTCAGTATGATAAAGCGACAAAACATGCGGCATTTATTACGCCAGTTCCTGGTGGTGTTGGACCAATGACTGTTGCGATGTTAATGTTTAATACGTTATTGGCATATGAAACTAATACGTTGAACTAA
- the clpX gene encoding ATP-dependent protease ATP-binding subunit ClpX, translating to MTQENHTHCSFCGKSQEEVGKLIAGVSGYICGDCIEQCHELLLEANEESADENVEVLEEKLPTPHEIRAHLDDYVIGQDYAKKVLAVALYNHYKRLHSNHKTDDVELSKSNVLLIGPTGSGKTLLAQTLARMLNVPFAMADATTLTEAGYVGEDVENVIQKLLQNCDYDTEKAEQGIIYIDEIDKITRKSENPSITRDVSGEGVQQALLKLIEGTVAAIPPQGGRKHPQQDMLRVDTSKILFICGGAFAGLDKIVQKRVHVGSGIGFGAEVKGEQDELSLTDLFKQIETEDLIKFGMIPEFVGRLPVIAPLSELDEKALIQILTEPKNALTKQYQALFGLENVELEFTKEALTAMAKKALERKTGARGLRSIVEGVLLDTMYDLPSLKNLAKVVVDESVITDGASPKLEYN from the coding sequence ATGACTCAGGAAAATCATACACACTGTTCGTTTTGCGGTAAGTCGCAAGAAGAAGTAGGCAAGTTGATTGCGGGTGTTTCGGGTTATATTTGTGGTGATTGTATTGAACAATGCCATGAATTATTACTGGAAGCGAATGAAGAAAGTGCGGATGAAAATGTAGAAGTTTTAGAAGAAAAACTGCCTACACCGCATGAGATTCGTGCCCATTTAGATGATTATGTGATTGGGCAAGATTACGCGAAAAAAGTGCTTGCGGTAGCCTTGTATAACCACTATAAACGTTTACATTCAAACCATAAAACGGATGATGTAGAGTTAAGCAAAAGTAATGTGCTATTAATTGGACCAACAGGAAGTGGGAAAACATTATTAGCACAAACTTTAGCCCGAATGTTAAATGTGCCTTTTGCTATGGCGGATGCAACGACCTTAACTGAAGCGGGTTATGTGGGCGAAGACGTAGAAAATGTGATCCAAAAATTACTACAAAATTGTGATTACGATACAGAAAAAGCCGAACAGGGCATTATTTACATCGATGAAATTGACAAAATCACACGTAAGTCAGAGAATCCATCGATCACGCGTGATGTGTCTGGCGAAGGGGTGCAACAAGCTTTATTAAAACTTATCGAGGGTACGGTTGCAGCAATTCCTCCGCAAGGTGGTCGTAAACATCCACAACAAGATATGTTGCGCGTAGATACATCGAAAATTTTGTTTATTTGTGGTGGCGCGTTTGCTGGTTTAGATAAAATTGTGCAAAAACGTGTGCACGTTGGCAGTGGCATTGGTTTCGGTGCAGAAGTAAAAGGCGAACAAGACGAATTAAGTTTGACCGATCTATTCAAACAAATTGAAACTGAAGACTTAATTAAATTTGGTATGATTCCAGAGTTTGTTGGACGTTTGCCAGTGATTGCGCCGTTAAGTGAATTAGATGAAAAAGCTCTAATTCAGATTCTAACAGAGCCTAAGAATGCTTTAACTAAACAATATCAAGCATTGTTTGGTTTAGAAAATGTGGAACTTGAGTTTACAAAAGAAGCCTTAACTGCGATGGCGAAAAAAGCACTAGAACGTAAAACAGGCGCGCGCGGTTTACGTTCTATTGTAGAAGGCGTGTTGCTTGACACGATGTATGATTTGCCATCACTGAAAAACCTTGCCAAAGTTGTTGTGGATGAAAGTGTGATCACGGATGGGGCAAGTCCAAAATTAGAATATAACTAA
- a CDS encoding transposase encodes MFYSNNPLIKHKTGLLNLAEELGNISQACKAMGMSRDTFYRYQQAVEQGGVEALLNQTRRAPNIKNRVDEHIEQAVVKFALDFPAYGQVRVSNELRKQGVFVSAGGVRSIWLRHNLANFKQRLNALEKEVAEKGIILNESQVQALERKKEDDISSGEIETAHPGYLGSQDTFYVGNLKGVGRIYQQTFVDTYSKVAFAKLYTMKTAIAAADMLNDKVLPFFEAQGLPMLRILTDRGSEYCGKVENHDYELYLAINDIEHTKTKVKHPQTNGICERFHKTILQEFYQVAFRKKIYTDLATLQADLDEWLMYYNHHRTHQGKMCCGRTPMATLLDGKGIWAEKNLSSN; translated from the coding sequence ATGTTTTATTCTAACAATCCGCTCATTAAACACAAGACCGGTTTACTCAATTTAGCAGAAGAACTTGGAAACATTTCTCAAGCTTGTAAAGCGATGGGAATGAGCCGAGATACATTCTATCGCTATCAACAAGCCGTAGAGCAAGGTGGTGTTGAAGCATTACTTAATCAAACTCGTCGGGCACCGAATATCAAAAATCGAGTAGACGAGCACATTGAGCAAGCTGTTGTAAAATTTGCCCTAGATTTTCCAGCTTACGGACAAGTTCGAGTGAGTAACGAACTTCGCAAGCAAGGTGTTTTTGTTTCAGCCGGTGGTGTTCGTTCCATTTGGCTACGTCATAATCTTGCTAACTTTAAACAGCGTTTAAATGCACTAGAGAAAGAAGTAGCTGAGAAAGGCATTATTCTAAATGAAAGTCAAGTCCAAGCCTTGGAACGTAAGAAAGAGGATGATATATCGAGTGGAGAAATTGAAACCGCTCATCCGGGCTATTTAGGTTCACAAGATACCTTTTATGTAGGTAATTTAAAAGGTGTTGGACGCATTTATCAGCAAACATTTGTTGATACTTATAGTAAGGTTGCTTTTGCAAAGCTCTACACAATGAAAACCGCAATTGCCGCTGCAGATATGCTCAATGATAAAGTCCTGCCGTTCTTTGAAGCCCAAGGATTACCGATGTTGCGTATTCTCACCGACCGTGGTAGTGAATATTGTGGCAAGGTGGAAAATCACGATTATGAGCTTTATTTAGCGATAAATGACATAGAGCATACTAAAACGAAAGTGAAGCATCCACAGACGAATGGTATCTGTGAACGTTTTCATAAGACTATCTTACAAGAATTTTACCAAGTCGCATTTAGGAAGAAAATATATACGGATTTAGCGACATTACAAGCTGATTTAGATGAGTGGTTAATGTATTATAATCACCATCGAACACATCAAGGAAAAATGTGCTGTGGCAGAACACCGATGGCAACATTACTTGATGGAAAAGGGATTTGGGCAGAAAAGAATTTAAGCTCAAATTAA
- the mltF gene encoding putative transglycosylase — MKGLIIRIFAAVALLLWAIDMVFPWQQLMRTEENHYSAIKERGALVVGTLNNPVSYFISADGQAGLEYELSKAFADYLAVDLKMEIFDNTEKLLTALEKHEIDIAAANLLYHPKKLEKFQLGPAYYSASWQLVYRKRETRPTSLSQLKGQLAVTDSADLQEILSKYKEKSPNLNWTTQSRRTAESLLLQVAEGTIDYTIANSIDVSAAQQIKPELAVAFDITDEASVHWYLPNSSYNELQAALLDFMGGAIENGLIARIEEKYFNHFRKFDYVDMRSYTQAIEKTLPKYTALFEKYKGELDWRLLAAVAYQESHWDENATSPTGVRGMMMLTRATADRMKITDRTDAEQSIKAGAEYLHWLISQVPDSIPQEDRIWFALVGYNMGLGHMLDARRLTKNLGEDPDNWLDVKKNLPLLAEKRHYTNLKYGYARGYEAFQYVENIRRYMNSLMNYHRVQIEQENQSADIESNESETIINQENDK, encoded by the coding sequence TTGAAAGGTTTAATTATCCGTATTTTCGCAGCAGTTGCACTCTTACTTTGGGCTATTGACATGGTTTTTCCGTGGCAGCAGCTAATGCGCACTGAAGAAAATCATTATTCTGCAATAAAAGAACGCGGCGCGTTAGTAGTTGGTACGTTAAATAACCCTGTTTCTTATTTTATTAGTGCTGATGGGCAAGCTGGCTTAGAATATGAGCTTAGCAAAGCTTTTGCTGATTATTTAGCCGTCGATCTAAAAATGGAGATTTTTGATAATACCGAAAAGTTATTGACGGCATTGGAAAAGCATGAAATAGACATTGCGGCGGCTAATCTTCTTTATCACCCTAAAAAACTAGAAAAATTCCAGTTAGGTCCCGCTTACTATTCCGCATCGTGGCAACTTGTATATCGTAAAAGGGAAACTCGACCAACTTCACTTAGCCAATTAAAAGGTCAACTTGCGGTTACTGATAGTGCAGATTTACAAGAAATTCTTTCTAAATATAAAGAAAAATCCCCAAATTTAAATTGGACAACACAAAGTCGTCGTACCGCAGAAAGCTTGTTATTACAAGTGGCAGAAGGAACAATTGATTATACTATTGCGAATTCCATTGATGTTTCTGCTGCGCAACAAATAAAACCAGAACTTGCTGTCGCGTTTGATATCACAGATGAAGCGAGTGTGCATTGGTATTTGCCTAATAGTTCTTACAATGAATTACAAGCTGCGCTACTTGATTTTATGGGTGGCGCTATCGAAAATGGTTTAATTGCCCGTATAGAAGAAAAATATTTTAATCATTTCCGTAAATTTGATTATGTAGATATGCGGTCTTATACTCAAGCGATTGAAAAAACACTCCCAAAATACACCGCACTTTTTGAAAAATATAAAGGTGAATTGGATTGGCGTTTACTTGCAGCCGTTGCATATCAAGAATCTCATTGGGATGAAAATGCCACTTCGCCAACAGGAGTTCGTGGCATGATGATGCTTACAAGAGCGACTGCTGATAGGATGAAAATTACAGATCGTACGGATGCTGAACAAAGTATCAAAGCAGGAGCAGAATATTTACATTGGCTGATATCTCAAGTTCCGGACAGTATTCCGCAAGAAGATCGCATTTGGTTTGCATTGGTTGGTTATAATATGGGACTAGGTCATATGTTAGACGCTCGCCGATTGACCAAAAATCTGGGGGAAGATCCAGACAACTGGCTTGATGTGAAAAAAAATCTACCGTTGTTGGCAGAAAAACGGCATTATACAAACTTAAAATATGGTTATGCGCGTGGTTATGAAGCTTTTCAATACGTAGAAAATATTCGTCGTTATATGAACAGTCTGATGAATTACCACCGTGTCCAGATAGAGCAAGAAAATCAGTCTGCTGATATTGAAAGTAACGAATCCGAAACAATAATAAATCAAGAAAACGATAAATAA